Proteins from one Victivallis lenta genomic window:
- a CDS encoding solute:sodium symporter family transporter: MPAIWFTLISFLFFTGLVALLTWLATRGEDLKTQKGYFLAGRSLTFPVIAGSLLLTNLSTEQMVGLNGDAFSAGLSVMVWEVVAVVALVAMALFFLPRFLKSGITTVPQLLEIRFDRTTQIICNLIFLIAYMTILLPIILYTGAQGMASILNLTELTGIQNHTVLLWLSVWVIGLIGSAYALLGGLRSTAFSDMLNGIGLLAGGFLITILGLKLIGGDAGILGGLETLSTEIPDRLNSIGGAKAPVPFWNIFTGVLIINVFYWCTNQQIIQRTLAASNLAEGQKGVLLTGLLKLLGPLYLVLPGIMAYYIFVVQRGEELKSVLAYGTLVREVLPWWLTGFFAAVLVGAILSSFNSALNSTCTLFSLGIYKRLWKKDATEIQVVRSGKYFGCLIAAMSMIVAPLLAGQDSIFTYLQTMNGIYNIPICAVVLVGLLSKRTPAIAAKIALLGGVIIIALGVLAFPEAVNYLFGGQWHFFGVVFVLLIAVMLFFAYAFPRSTPWVHEDSGEVDLTPWKYVVPCGIALLVVVVLIYAFFADFSVLSQSTEVVATPASAEAVVPFE, from the coding sequence ATGCCGGCAATCTGGTTCACTTTGATCTCATTTCTGTTTTTTACCGGCCTCGTCGCGCTGCTGACCTGGCTGGCCACCCGCGGCGAGGACCTCAAGACGCAGAAGGGTTACTTTCTGGCCGGGCGTTCGCTGACTTTCCCGGTGATCGCCGGCTCCTTGCTGCTGACCAACCTGTCCACCGAGCAGATGGTCGGCCTGAACGGCGACGCGTTCAGCGCCGGGCTGTCGGTCATGGTGTGGGAGGTCGTCGCGGTGGTGGCGCTGGTCGCCATGGCGCTCTTCTTCCTGCCCCGTTTCCTGAAGAGCGGCATTACGACGGTGCCGCAGCTGCTTGAGATCCGTTTCGACCGCACGACTCAGATCATCTGCAATCTGATTTTTCTTATCGCATACATGACGATTCTGCTGCCGATCATCCTCTATACCGGCGCGCAGGGTATGGCGAGCATCCTGAATTTGACGGAGCTGACCGGGATTCAGAATCACACCGTCCTGCTCTGGCTTTCGGTCTGGGTGATCGGGCTCATCGGTTCGGCCTATGCGCTGCTCGGCGGGCTGCGTTCGACCGCGTTTTCGGACATGCTGAACGGCATCGGGCTTCTGGCCGGCGGCTTTCTCATCACGATTCTCGGGCTGAAACTGATCGGCGGCGACGCCGGCATTCTCGGCGGCCTCGAGACGCTTTCGACGGAGATTCCGGACCGGCTGAACTCCATCGGGGGAGCGAAGGCGCCGGTTCCGTTCTGGAACATCTTCACCGGCGTCCTGATCATCAACGTTTTCTACTGGTGCACGAACCAGCAGATCATCCAGCGGACGCTGGCGGCGAGCAACCTGGCCGAAGGCCAGAAGGGTGTGCTGCTGACCGGGCTGCTGAAGCTGCTCGGGCCGCTCTACCTCGTGCTTCCCGGCATCATGGCCTACTATATTTTCGTGGTTCAGCGAGGGGAGGAGCTGAAGTCGGTTCTGGCATACGGAACGCTCGTCCGCGAGGTGCTGCCGTGGTGGCTGACCGGTTTCTTCGCGGCGGTTCTGGTCGGCGCGATCCTGTCGAGCTTCAACTCGGCTTTGAACAGCACCTGCACGCTGTTCAGCCTCGGCATCTACAAACGGCTCTGGAAGAAGGATGCGACCGAGATCCAGGTCGTGCGCTCCGGCAAATACTTCGGCTGCCTGATTGCGGCCATGTCGATGATCGTTGCTCCGCTGCTGGCGGGACAGGACAGCATCTTCACCTATCTCCAGACCATGAACGGCATTTACAACATTCCGATCTGCGCGGTGGTGCTCGTCGGTCTTCTGAGCAAACGCACACCGGCGATTGCGGCGAAGATCGCGCTGCTCGGCGGTGTGATCATCATTGCGCTCGGCGTGCTGGCCTTTCCGGAAGCGGTGAACTACCTGTTCGGCGGTCAATGGCACTTCTTCGGTGTGGTCTTCGTGCTGCTGATCGCGGTGATGCTGTTCTTCGCCTATGCGTTTCCGCGTTCGACGCCGTGGGTGCACGAGGACTCCGGCGAGGTGGATCTGACGCCGTGGAAGTACGTGGTTCCGTGCGGAATCGCGCTGCTGGTCGTGGTAGTGCTGATTTATGCGTTCTTCGCGGATTTCTCGGTGCTGTCGCAGAGCACGGAGGTGGTTGCGACGCCGGCTTCCGCCGAAGCGGTGGTGCCGTTCGAATAA